The Malus domestica chromosome 17, GDT2T_hap1 genome contains the following window.
gtcatgaagaaagagaagggcaaatTGAGGGTTTGTGTAGACTACACTGAtctcaacaaagcatgcccaaaagaTCTTTATCCTGTTCTCAGATCGATCTGttagtagattcaacttctggGAACCAGCTACTTAGCTTTTTAGACACATACTCcggctacaaccaaatagccatgtaTGAGCCCGACAAGGAGAAAATCGCGTTCGTGATTAAGCAGGGCACCTACTGCTATAAGGTCATGCCTTTTGGCCTCAAGAATGCATGAGCCGcttaccaaaggttagtaaataTCATGTTTAAGAAGCAAATTAGGGTAACCATGGAAGTCTATGTCGACAACATAATGGTAAAGGGCAAACGGCGGTCAGATCATATCCGCAACTTGGCAGAAACTTTCAGCATCCTcagaaagtacaagatgaagcttAACCCCACTAAATGCACATTTGGGGTATCTTCAGGCCgattcctagggtacttagtaacCTAACGAGGAATAgaagcacatcccaagcaaatccaaGCGATCCTAGAGATGAAGTCTCTAACCaccttgaaggagatccaaagttTGACCGGACAAGCAACAGCTCTCAACCGCTTCCTCTCGCAGTCCACCGATCGATGCAAGCctttttttcaaagctatcAAGAGGGCACAACGAGACAAGTGGGATGAAGAATGCGAACGAGCCTTCCAAGACCTGAAGAAATATCTCACATCACCTCCTTTACCATCCAAGTCGGAAGCAACGGAGGATTTATACATCTACCTGGCAGTCTTCGAAGTAGCAGTAAGCTCTGCCCTCGTACAACAAGAGTTGAGGGCCCAACTGCcagtattctacacttctaaagctcttctcgataTGGAAACAACATATTCAAAgatcgaaaaattaattttggtacTAGTTGTTGCGACTCGGAAACTCAAACCATACTTTCAAGCTTATACAATCATTGTTATGACTTAGTATCCTCTACGATCAATCTTACATGGTCCAGACACATCTTAACGAGTGATGAAGTGGgcgttggaacttggccaatacaGCTTAGTTTTCCGACCCCGCACGGCaataaaggcccaagccttagTAGACTTTATAACAGAATTCGTGCCTAGCCTAGGCAACGCCACAGAGCAGCCTAGTAGTACCCCAGAAGCAGCCAAGCACACCTCAGCCGTGCCTGCTCCCCCAAACGAAGATTTCTAGTAGTTACATGTCAacgacgcatccaactacaaaggctccgGAGCAGGCGTGGTCTTTGTCACCCTAGATGgctcaatgctcgagcaggTAATCACTCTATGTTTTAAAGCATCCAATaatgaagcagagtacgaggccctactagcaggcctccgaatggcaaaagatTTGGTAGTGAAGAAACTTGCAATTCATTCCGATTCCCAGTTAATCACTAGCCAGACTACTGGAGAATACAAGGCAAAACATCCAAGGATGGCGCAATACCTAGATAAGGTACACAAGTAGCTTGAGGCATTACAAACTTAGTCCCGCGGGCAGATAACGCCCACGTAGATGCGTTAGCTGGCCTCGGCTCTGCCCTCGACCACCAATTCAAACACTATATTCCGGTGGAATATTTAGACAAGCTATGCATAGAGGCGGAGCCAATAACCGAAGTGTCACAGGTTAATATAACTCCCAACTAGCAAAGTTTTattatagactacctggtcAACGACATGCTCCCCTcggaaagattggagtctaAGAAGCTCCAAATCAAGGCAGCACGCTACTATATGTGGAACTATATCTCCGCTACCTAGCACATCTGAAGATTCTACACcggaccacatctccgctgcctaGCACATCtcgatgacttgaaggttctaaactcaatccacgaaggcgtTTATGGAAATCAATCCGGAGGCCAATCCTTAGCACagaaggctcttaacgcaggctactactggcctaccatgcaccaagatgcaaAGGAGTTAATACAAAAATGCGGTCGCTGCCAACGCTACAAATTGACACCAGCACTGCCTACCAACGAACTACACCCACAGACGAGTCATTGGCCATTCATGCAGTGAGCAATCAACCTAGTAGGACCAATGCCACCTACTACTGAGAGCAGAGGCATAATGATCGTGcaaaccgactacttcaccaaataggtagaagTAGAGCCTATGACAACCACGACTCAAACGGACATAGAACGctttatatggaggaacatcatttgccgatttggcatccctcagtccATCGTCACCGACAACGGCCCGCAATTTGTGGGTAAAGATTTGgtaaagttcttccaaaaatacggCATCAAACAACACATGTCCACGCCATGGTATCCTCAAAGCAATGGGTAggccaaagcatccaacaagatgatcctcgactgcctcaagaaatccctcaccgataagaagggaaaatggccagatgagttccccggatgtctatgggcatatcgcaccaccaaaaggcGAGCAACTGGTGAAACTTCTTTCTCTGACATTTGGTagaagcaatcattcctcccaacATTATTGTGCCAAGCGTTAACACTTTACTGCCAAACATAGAGCAAAACAATAAAGAGATGGCCATAAGCTTAGATCTGGTAGAGGAAAGCGTGAGTAGACCGtcacccgcatcgcagcctacTAGCAGCAGCTTTTGTCCAGCTACaataaaagggccaagatctaACAATTCTAACCTGGatatctagtcctaagaaaatcTTTCATCACTGCCCACAGAGAAGGCTCGAAAAAGATGAATCCTATATGGGAAGGTTCATATAAGATGAGCAGAGTAGGCGGTAATGGTAactacaccctcgccaccatgaatgaaaaatagatCAAGAAGCAATAGAACGCCTACAATTTGAGGAAATACCATGTATGACCTCCCATTATATCAAGACACAAAGACTCAAACGGCTCAACGAGCACCACCTCGCAAGCCGAAAACTATCCAGTTGTCATGCAGTCTTTTACAGCTAAGTTATTCgttcatttcattcatttttcaatgaggaattcagaagtaatttacaacttggctcgaTTAAAACAACTTATCTTTCCTGCATTTCAAAAGAAGATTgcacccttcttagggacttaccgtaggaattgcacccccatcccgagggaccaaccatgcacTCCAaaacgggaggataaactttacactctgaatatccatacgtggatgagcctggctgcccccTAGtgtaactagatgcacgatggcttgcgccgggattcctagaagtagccacaatggtcttttttaAAGCTTAGCTAATTGAATGATTTTGGGTCTTTAGGCCTAATCCGCAGGGAACTGGGTCCTAGAGACGGAGGGGACACATTACGCAGGGTATCCGATGGACGGTTACCCTGGAAATCTAAaactgctaccgagtgcactaaggtaacTTACGATTTTCGGAAAACTACCTATGGCCTACCTTTTAAGTAGTAAAACCATGTtagacttatacaactgcacattcttgtgaaaggttaaacaaactAGCGTGTATATATGAAGATTTATCCACTACTGagatgctacgtagtcgataagcttcacctctgccaagcgcaaAACAACCTATatcaagtcctaaagtgttgtgatacttgttaCGCAACCTATGGAATtagagaaagtcaaggttaacagcctagtggttacacGGATTTACCTATTTCTGTAAGTAAAGCATTCGGCTGCCAAccttatggctaacaactttgcaaagttctacaccaacacttacggctgcataggctagaCGGgcctgtctgcttataaaaaagtagcacacctgccactggtctataaagTTTAAAGGTTGGGGCATGAACAAAAAAAGCGAAAATGGAGAAAAGCGAAGGagacaagtttattaaatttgctagcaaaattgataaacaaagatcgaaggagttcaagcaaagtgaaagcaacaaggaaaaacaaagaaaatcctataGGCTATCTAAAAGGCTACTattcagcagcttggacatcccacgactactcggtcgccacacttTCAGCAGCCGTGATCCCTTCAGCAGCGGTATCATCCAGCGCTTCACCCTCAGATGCCCCAacctgggcaccaacttctctgactacttcaccaataaaagacttaaaagtaaaggcaagcaagtcttttggagaaatagaaaaggtctcgaagtctttacTAGAAAATTCGAAGTCAGACGGCCACCCaaagagatgatctacataacctAACTTGTAGAAATCGGTTTGGTTTTGAGTAAGCGAACCCTCAAACCCAGCTTTCTTACCCTCAAACTGCTCATTCTCCTTGAGCAGACAAGCACGAACCCGCTGTAGCTtctccacttctttcttcatattgtcattgatcttcagggcaccttggagttccaacacttgaggcTCAAACCTATCAACAGCTTTCTTGAAGTAGATCACTTGGTTGTAAGCAGCGATcaattcttcatcctttgcataagcatcGGAGCGAAGTTCAGAGATGGATCgttcaagatcttgaatataAGGTAGGTCACACTCGAGCttcttctctgcactttcatactttactTAGATTGTGTCAAGTATGGTCTTCAAATCCACGATCTCTTGGCAAGaggtctcaagctgcagagatATTAGACCCATTCAAAGCAGCAAGCTCAGATTCCAATTTCTTGACTTTCTCGGCCAAAGAATAAGCTTCGGCTGCCACAGTTCTTACCACCTTCTTGGTagccttggtatcctcttgaTCAAGAAGCATGGACTCGGCTGCCAGAATCGCtgttttctgcatcatggcTAGTATAACAGTCCTTATATGCTCGATCGTGTGCTTTGCGAAGGAACTCAGGCCAACAATCCATTCGATgtcatcaacaaacttggcacatacATCCATGTCCTCAAGCAAATTTGGTTTCAAAAGCGCACAAATCTCGGTAACTTCCCTAGAAACAGACTTGGTGGATCTTTCACGACTGCCCGCATGAGCAGTCTCCTTCGTCTCAGTAGACGAGTTGGTCTCAGCAACAGAGGGGATGAGTTTTGGTGCCACTTTAGCAAACAGGGACACCTTGTCgctcttcatagtagcaagcctctctaaaggtgaaccagacttagccCCAGATGGATGATTTGATACAAACTTCGGAACCAGTGGTAAGGAAGAACTTATACGCTGGGCAATCCTATTAGTAATAGAGCTAGTAGCCTTCGAAATGGCAGACACCACCAACACAGATCCAGCAAACCTTTCTTTCTCGTTCTTTGAGGAAGTCAAGTTAATCATAAACTTAGGAGCAATTGATGAACCTTTACGAGCAGCGGAAGCAGTCTTCAGTTTCTTTTCAGCAAATATCTCTTGAGCAGCCAGAGAACCCTCATGAGCAGTCCTCGATTTCTTTTCAGCAGACGTCTCTTGAGCAAGTGGGGAATGttttttctttccaccttcattggTAGCAGACTCCATCACAGTGATAGGACGAGCCAACGCATCTGCCTTGATCCGTTTTATCTACTATTTCGGGGGTAGCCCACCTTTTTCCCTACGAAGatgactaagcagccaacgccactcACGATATTCAGAAAGGAtacctatagtgacatgtactTTCTTCATGTCCAGAGAAACCTTAGGAGTTAAGCAAAATTCCGAATCTACAAAAGCAGTGGatgataataaaaaatttgaagagCAGCTTAGCATTAAAACAAAGCAGCTGAAAAGGTTAAGCAGCCTACTTACCAAGTACGAAGACCGTTGGTACACGCAACTCAGGGGAAGAATCAGATTCCCATTCTTtacttatctccaaagtctcctTGGCCCAATCATGATCTCCCTTGCTCGAGTTATCAAAAAGCCTATGATAAGATCGCAGCTGCCCAACTCCATCGATGTGACCTATGtcaaaaaaataccaaaattcgTTGACAGTTAGATCTAAGTTGAAGAATTGGCTTAGATTATGGAATCCCACCATCACGCGGACCGCGTTCGGAGAACATTGAACAGGGGCACATTTCATGGAGCAGAAcacttcttggaagaaatgCGGCATAGAAAAAGTAAACCCTAACACGAAATAATAGGGGTGAAACTTGATGGCTCTCCGAGCCCCATTGCATGGCTCACGACTGCTACCATCATTAACTCGTTTCACACGCACTCCCGATGGAATGGCATGCCAATATGCCTCAAGGAAGTCTCTAAACAAATCATCGGAGCTAATCTTGAAGTGagcagccttgaagtagccaacattgctcaaagacccgccttgacgatacaacggcggcacaccatcatcattcttgtaGCTCGAGGAAGACATACTTGAAGGAATTCTACAAAAGTACAAAGAAGATTCATTAGagggttgttcaaaacaaaaaaaaaaacaaagggaaaaaaatggCCACAGCATAGCAGCCTTAGACACAAACAGGCCACATGGcctaatgttaaaaaaaaaaacaagcctatcggcccaaaaaaaaaaatgtaaaggcCTGAAGCCGCAGGAGCCCAGCAAAGCTGCCAGGCCCCACAGCCTAGCCAATTTTCTTTCACACTCGCGCCCCAGCGCCCAAGACAGAAGAAGACCCACAAGGCATAACCTTGCCATGGTTTCCCAAGCCACTCTCTCACAAATCCTCGACCCTCGTCGAGCCAAATTTCAAGCCCGAGGCTTCCAAAAAttcaagaagacaagaaaattaatttttttcttacctaGAAGCAACGAGAAGACGAagcaagcaacgaaagacgatcatttgcatgggcaagatgtagaagattgctagagaagggggaacaaatatcctctaggctctctctctcttgtaaggtagaataagttgctctccaaagttgatttaataatccacttaaggtggacataaataggctttgagagaaatttatttctttttcctagaaggatctaatttcctattaaaagagagaatcaacatcaaaataggaaacaattcaaagtttcctaaagcaagaaaatctctacacctgttgtcattttctgcgagcagcccaacaagtgtgaaggcatttgtggagccaaaaataatcacaaggcaacaCGTGGATTTCTAGACAAAAGAGAACAAAAgtacccttgaggtacaacgggattcctacgcgagAGCAGCGagcaatcatccctcaaccaagtcaaaagtgcctaaaaatgtaacaattcaaaaatcttctcATCAAATCCCTCTTACAAGGTAAttctcaaaacctatttcattccatatattttttacCTCTTTTCCCtcttttagctaatcaattagctatcaTTCCATAACATACAAAATATTCCACATAAATTATATAACCTCCAAAAAATTCATTCCAAAAatgtgttaattggctaattaatggattaattgccaAATAACTCACACATTAAACCACAAAATGCACACAAAAAGCATCCCAAAGGCTGGCCACCTTTTCTCCAAAGGGGATCGGCCATGCCTTATAAAtacttctcatttttctctaaaaacctaagtctatactcttgcaaaactccaaaaactctctaaacacttttctctctaaattctaattttggcatcgaaggttctttggccaaagccccccattcatcgtgatAGCGTGaagcttttggccttaaccaaaggtgttaattgttttgtagatgcaattttgtccaagatcaaggaggaagaaatttgcatccacagtatGGATAACATTACTCTAATTCAAATGTTATGGTTGTCCATATCAAATGCCACAtaaggtggtatgaaaatgtggtacaaaacatggtatgaataacattactctaaTTCAAATGATAGTGGCTATCCACTTTAAATGTCACTTAACGTGATATAAAAATGTGATAGAAAACATGGATAACATTACTCCTAACcgtggtctaaaatatccataatatcctgatatttccatcgaaattttcgtgttttttgactaccgatatttccgatatcatcgatattttagaccttcctactcatgtatcttatcatgtaatgtataaagtgtaaaatattgtactaattcattatatataaatgattatggtgtgtttaaacttctttcattaattactacatattttctacactcacaatgtttgtcagctcgctatataatcaacttaaatcagttatatctatcatgcaatgcatttccttccaattttttgtgataaactaatagataattgactaaataaacatcctgcaaagtttcaataaaaatttccaaccttttcttataatttcggtgatttttatttaatttttatcgatatcgataatatcatgatatttccatcgaaattttcgtatttttgaactaccgatatttccgatattagagatgagagagaggggCAACAGCAACGAAAGTCTCCCTCTTCCCGTCCTTTCCGTTCTCTGCTTTCTCCCCTTACTACGTCCTCCGTGCTTCTCTTATCCCTGTTCGAACAACGGCGCGACTGCTACTTCCCTGTATCTTGTATCAGCTAACTGACTCCGGAACAGCAGCTCCTGTCGCAAGATTTTCGTTTGAAGGCCGGCCGgaacaacaatttgtaagttaacACAAATTATTGCATAAATTAGCATGAGCGGATTCGTCCACTCTGATCCCGAGGTGTGAATTCGGATGCAAAAACAGCGTGCATTATGGTAAAATTGGTTGCAAATTCGTTTGCTTTAAAGCGGTGCATATCAACCTCTCCTCAGCTCCTTGGGAGAATTAATCAAACAGGTAATCTGCATTGTCTATGCTTCCATTTCAGCTTAATTATTTGCAAAACATTtgcttccttttcaattttctgcaaatgggttttctctctttttttgtgtttttgaattGGGGTTGAGAAGATTATGCTATATATGTGAACAACTTGTATtgctacatacatacatacatgtgtgtgtgtggagtCATAAATATCTATATATTAGCAACTGGGTTTTGATTGAATATACTTAGTGAATGTTGTGTGATTACTTGTTTCTGTGTTGTGATTAAGCAGAAAGTGAGATAGTCAAAATGTTCCAGTTGCCTAAAGCAGCATCTGGGGAAGAGCGAAACTTTCCCATGAGTAGAAACATGTCAAAGAAGGACCCTTCAGTTAGGATGTTGGATGAGAGATTCACcaagattttgaaaattttcaagtgGGGACCTGATGCAGAAAAGGCACTGGAAGTTCTGAAGCTGAGAGTCGATCATCGATTGGTTGTTGCGGTTctcaagattgatgtagatgtCAATGTTAAGGTTCAGTTTTTCAAGTGGGCTGGGAAGAGAAGGAATTTCCAACATGATTCAACCACGTACATGGCATTGATCCGCTGCTTGGACGAGGCTGGTGCATTTGGTGAAATGTGGAGAACAATCCAAGAAATGGCTCGGAGTGCACGCATTATTGAGCCAGCTGAATTATCCAAAATCATAAGAGTCTTGGGCAGGGCTAAGTTGGTGAACAAGGCATTATCTGTGTTTTACCAGATCAAAGGCCACAAGTGCAAACCAACTGCAAATACTTACAACTCCATGATCTTAATGCTGATGCAAGAAGGGCATCATGACAAGGTCCATGAGCTCTACAATGAGATGTGTAACGAGGGTAACTGTTTCCCAGACACGGTTACATACAGTGCACTGATATCCGCATTTGGGAAATTGGGTCGTGATGATTCTGCCATTAGGTTGTTTGATGAGATGAAGGATAATGGTTTACATCCAACTGCAAAGATATACACTACCTTATTGGCAATTTTTTTCAAGTTAGGCAAGGTTGAGCAAGCCTTAAGCTTAGCGCAGGAGATGAAAGAGAAGGGGTGCCCGCCTACTGTTTTCACTTACACTGAATTGATAAGGGGGCTTGGCAGAGCCGGGAGAGTAGACGATGCTTATGCTATATACAAAAACCTTCTGAAGGAGGGTTGTAAGCCTGATGTTGTGCTCATGAACAATTTGATAAACATTTTGGGAAAGGAAGGTCGTATAGAAGATGCTATTAAGATTTTCAACGAGATGTCATCTTTGCATTGCACACCTAATGTGGTGACTTATAACACTGTAATCAAAGCGTTATTTGAATCCAGAGCTCCAGCTTCCGAGTCTGCTTCATGGTTTGAGAAGATGAAGGTTAATGGAATTGTTCCCAGTTCATTTACCTATTCAATTCTTATTGATGGTTTTTGCAAAACAAATAGAGTAGAGAAAGCTTTGTTGCTTCTCGAAGAGATGGATGAGAAGGGTTTTCCTCCTTGTCCAGCTGCCTATTGCAGCCTGATCAACAGTCTTGGAAAAGCAAAGCGATACGAAGCTGCGAATGAGTTATTCcaagaattgaaagaaaattgtGGTCGTTCAAGTGCTAGGGTATATGCTGTGATGATTAAACATTTTGGGAAATGTGGGCGTCTCGATGATGCTGTGGATCTTTTTAACGAGATGAAGAAACTTGGATGCAGTCCAGATGTGTATGCTTATAATGCGCTCATGTCAGGGATGGTGAGGGCTGATATGATAGATGAAGCACATTCCTTGCTTAAAGTCATGGAAGAAAACGGCTGCATTCCTGACCTAAACTCACATAACATTATTTTGAACGGCTTGGCTAGGACGGGTGGCCCAAATCAGGCTTTGGAAATGTTTTCCAAAATGCAGCATTCTAAGATTGAACCAGATGCAGTTACTTATAACACTATTCTTGGTTGTCTAAGCCGAGCTGGTTTGCTTGAAGAGGCTGCAAAGCTGATGAAAGAGATGGATTCAAAAGGTTTTGAATATGATCTCATTACTTACTCGTCAATTCTTGAGGCAGTCGGCAAGGTTGATGACATTCATAAGTCTTCCTCAGGGGGATCTGGTATGACGTAGTTTCTCATCTTTTACTAGTAAAATTGATTTTATAATTTAGCGTCGAGGCTCTTGCACTCTACCTACGCACGGTTTTAATGATTGTTTCAGATTTAAGATGGTTGGAGACTTGCTTataagaaaaaacataaaataaaaagatgtaCTTGTGAAAGGATGCTATATCGGCTATTCATACGATTGATTGCTTTTCGTAATTGCATTTGAGCTCATTATTTCAtagtaatcaaattttaatcgTTGCTGTTGTATCCCTGCTGCTGTGTAATTAACTCACTCATGAAGTGACTAATTCTTCTGCAGGTCATACACCCTACTAAGTGCCAGCTGAACAGCATCACATCCTACAAATTTCTAGTATCGTCGAGGTTGGAACTTGGCTgaaaacgaaaggaaaagaaacacgaAATTATAAAGGTGATGCATTGTAGAACTTGCAACTAAACCGAAAATGGAAAAGATGGTCCTGGAAGTGATAGAAAACCCCATTCGAATGCTAACTTTGTAAATATGATTAGAACGAGGGTTGCGGTTTGGCTTCTTAGTCTTTGCGTTGCCTCACCTAACTTATCCAGGAGCTGGACAAATTCAGTGCTGAAATGCAGTAGCTTTTTAATTGTAGTATATAAAAGGATGTTATAATCTAATGTTCATTTCGCCACCTATTTTTGTAAGGAATAATTCATTCTGATACGTTTTTGATAACTCTGTTTCTTATAACCATAATTCATTACTGCTGAACAGGGTAGCGATTTTGACGCTCCTCGTCAAGCCATCTTACATCATAATTTATCGTCTTTGAGATATCTACACTCCAAACTGAATATTTGCAACTTTTTGTttctagtttttatttatttttatttgttgtgcTAAAGATGTAAAATAATAGATGAAGGAAATGAAGAATATAGAAGGATGAAGGGAGGAGGGAGAAAttaaagaaattatatgaaaacaaacatttgaaagtgAATTGTTTTGTGTGTCGTTACCAAGattctaaaaaacgttaggcgCAAGTCGGGCGATAGGCAGGGGCCTGGCGCCTAGGCGATCTAGGTGGATTTATGtacatttattatatatcttgtaaataccCATTTAcactttggaaaaaaaaaaaaaaaacctttacttgtatggataataaaataatgatacaacaacaacaacaaagcc
Protein-coding sequences here:
- the LOC103417302 gene encoding pentatricopeptide repeat-containing protein At3g16010 — translated: MVKLVANSFALKRCISTSPQLLGRINQTESEIVKMFQLPKAASGEERNFPMSRNMSKKDPSVRMLDERFTKILKIFKWGPDAEKALEVLKLRVDHRLVVAVLKIDVDVNVKVQFFKWAGKRRNFQHDSTTYMALIRCLDEAGAFGEMWRTIQEMARSARIIEPAELSKIIRVLGRAKLVNKALSVFYQIKGHKCKPTANTYNSMILMLMQEGHHDKVHELYNEMCNEGNCFPDTVTYSALISAFGKLGRDDSAIRLFDEMKDNGLHPTAKIYTTLLAIFFKLGKVEQALSLAQEMKEKGCPPTVFTYTELIRGLGRAGRVDDAYAIYKNLLKEGCKPDVVLMNNLINILGKEGRIEDAIKIFNEMSSLHCTPNVVTYNTVIKALFESRAPASESASWFEKMKVNGIVPSSFTYSILIDGFCKTNRVEKALLLLEEMDEKGFPPCPAAYCSLINSLGKAKRYEAANELFQELKENCGRSSARVYAVMIKHFGKCGRLDDAVDLFNEMKKLGCSPDVYAYNALMSGMVRADMIDEAHSLLKVMEENGCIPDLNSHNIILNGLARTGGPNQALEMFSKMQHSKIEPDAVTYNTILGCLSRAGLLEEAAKLMKEMDSKGFEYDLITYSSILEAVGKVDDIHKSSSGGSGHTPY